In Sandaracinaceae bacterium, the genomic window TGACAGGGCGCAGATCGGTGTCGCCTGGGTAGACCGCCGCGAGGGGGGCCAGCTGGGCGACCGTGCGCGGCCCGATCCCGCGCACGCGCGTCATCGCCTCCACGCTCTCGAAGGGCCCGTTCGCCTCGCGCTCGGCGATCACGCGGCGCGCGAGCGTCGGGCCGATCCGCGGCAGCAGCTCCAGCTCCTCCGCCGTCGCGCGGTTCACGTCGAGCGGCTGCTCGGCGAGGAGGCGCCGGATCTGCTCGGAGCCGAGGCCCGCGTCCGGCGGCGCCGGGGGAGGCGCGATCCCCGCGTCGTGGGCGACCCCCTCCTGCGCCCGCGCGGCCTCCTGCGTCGCGTCCCATCCTCGCGCCAGCCCCACGATCGCGAGCACGGCCAGGATCGCGCCGCACGCCGCGAGGGGCGACGCGCGCCTCTCGGTCTCTTCCGACATGCCGCCCGCCATCGGCGGCGGCCGGCGCCGGTTGCGTGCCTCGCGGAATCGAGCGCGGCTCAGTCGGCGGGGCGGCCGAGGCCGAAGCCCGCGTGCAGCGCGCGGACGGCGTCCTCGCCCTGCCCCGCGTCGATCAGGCAGGAGACCTTGATCTCGCTCGTGCTGATGGCCTGGATGTTCACCCGGGCTTCGG contains:
- a CDS encoding helix-hairpin-helix domain-containing protein; amino-acid sequence: MSEETERRASPLAACGAILAVLAIVGLARGWDATQEAARAQEGVAHDAGIAPPPAPPDAGLGSEQIRRLLAEQPLDVNRATAEELELLPRIGPTLARRVIAEREANGPFESVEAMTRVRGIGPRTVAQLAPLAAVYPGDTDLRPVTDSSRRIENE